CGCTCTCGCCTGCTCCTGCGCGGAGGTGCGGTCTGTGGGTGTGTGAGTCATGGGCCGGCGCTGTAGGCCTGCGGTTCCTCCTCGTCACGGCCGCGTAGCTGAGGGCGGCCTCGCACTGTCCAGGGTACGACGGTGCGCCGACACCGGCGCAGGACTTTCCGACCGGCCGCCGCGGGAGGGCGGCGCGGGACGGCGCGGGCGCGGCGCGGGGGCGGCCGGGGGCCGCCCGGTGGTCACAGCGCGTCGGGGCCGCGCTCGCCGGTGCGCACCCGCACGACGGTCTCCACCGGCACCGCCCAGACCTTCCCGTCCCCGATCTTCCCCGTCTGCGCGGCCTCGACGACCGCGTCGATGACGTCGTCGGCGACCGCGTCCTCCACCACGACCTCGATGCGCACCTTCGGCACCAGGTCGATCCGGTACTCGGCCCCCCGGTACACCTCCGTGTGGCCGCGCTGCCGGCCGTACCCGCTCGCCTCGGTCACGGTCAGACCCCGCACGCCGAGTTCCTGCAGGGCGGTCTTGACCTCGTCCAGCCGGTACGGCTTGACGATCGCGGTGATGAGCTTCATGCCTGGCTCTCGACCTTCCGGGTGGGGGCCGTGGGGGCTTTGTGGGCTCCGGCGACGACGGAGTGGGCGACCGGGGCGCCGTGGCCCAGGACCCCGTGATCGTAAGCGGTCTCGGCGTGCACCGTAAGGTCCAGGCCGGTCAGCTCCTCCTCCTCGCTCGCGCGGAACCCCATCACCTTGTCGATCAGCCGGCCCAGGCCGTACGACACCGTGAACGCGTACCCCGCGACGGCCACCACGGCCACCAGCTGCTTGCCGAGCGGGACGAGCCCGCCGCCGTAGAGGAGGCCCTCCGTGCCGCCGGTCATCGCCCGCTGGGCGAACAGGCCGATCAGCAGGGTGCCGATGACTCCGCCGACCAGGTGAACGCCGACCACGTCGAGGGAGTCGTCGTAGTCCAGCCGGAACTTCCAGCCGACGGCGCGGGAGCACACGACACCCGCGGTCAGCCCCACGACCAGGGCGCCGGGCAGGGAGACCGTGCCGCAGGACGGGGTGATCGCGACCAGGCCGGCCACCGCGCCGGAGACGGCGCCCAGGGTGGTCGGGTGGCCGTCGCGCCGGTGCTCGACGAGGAGCCAGCCGAGCAGGCCGGTGCAGCCGGCGGCGAGGGTGTTGAGGAAGGCGGCGGCGGCCAGGCCGTTCGCGCCGAGCGCGGAGCCCGCGTTGAAGCCGAACCAGCCGAACCACAGCAGTCCGGCGCCGAGGACCACCATGGGCAGGTTGTGCGGGCGCACGGCGTCCTTCTTGAAGCCCAGCCGCGGGCCGAGGACCAGGCACAGGGCGAGTCCGGAGGCGCCGGAGGTGATCTCGACGGGCAGACCGCCCGCGAAGTCCAGGGCGCCGAGCCGGCTCCCGATCCAGCCGTCCGGGCCCCACACCCAGTGCGTGACGGGAACGTACACGAGCAGGGTCCACACCGGCACGAGGACCAGCCAGGCCGGGAACCGGGTGCGGTCGGCGACCGCACCGCTGATCAGGGCCGCCGTGATGATCGCGAAGGTGAGCTGGAAGGTGGCGAACAACAGGGTCGGGACCGTGCCGCGGACGCTGCCGGGGGTCAGGTGCGCCATGCCGGCCTCGCCGAGCCCGCCGATGAGCCCGCCGCCGACGTCGTCGCCGAAGGCGAGGGAGTAGCCGACCGCCAGCCACACCACCGTGACCAGGGCGATCGACACGAAGCTCATCATCAGCATGTTGAGGACGCTCTTCGCGCGGACCATGCCCCCGTAGAACAGGGCCAGTCCCGGGGTCATCAGCAGGACGAGGGCGGTCGCGGCGAGCAGCCAGGCGGTGTCGCCGGTGTTCACGTGGGCGGCGGCGAGGGTCACGGGCGTCTCCAACGGGACGGGGGCTCGTCAGAGGGTCACCGGTGGGCGTTTCCGGCCGTGTACGGGGATGTTTCCGCGACGTTTCGTTGCGCGTGGGTTTCCGGAAGCTCACCGGAGGCCGGGGTGGGGCCCGCTGGTACGGCGCGGTCCCGTGGATCAGGGACAATGGGCGCCATGAGCGTCCGTACCCAGTCATCCGAGCAGCCGGCCGAGGCCGTCCACCGCGCCGGCTTCGCCTGCTTCGTGGGCCGCCCCAACGCGGGCAAGTCCACCCTCACGAACGCTCTGGTCGGGCAGAAGGTGGCGATCACCTCCAACCGCCCGCAGACGACCCGGCACACGGTGCGCGGGATCGTGCACCGCCCGGACGCGCAGCTGATCCTGGTGGACACCCCCGGTCTGCACAAGCCGCGCACGCTGCTCGGCGAACGGCTCAACGACGTGGTCCGCGCGACGTGGGCCGAGGTCGACGTGATCGGGTTCTGCCTGCCGGCCGACCAGAAGCTCGGCCCCGGTGACCGCTTCATCGCCAAGGAACTGGCGGGGATCAAGCGGACCCCGAAGGTCGCGATCGTCACCAAGACGGACCTCGTCGACTCCAAGGCCCTGGCCGAGCAGCTGATCGCGGTCGACCAGCTCGGCAGGGAACTGGGCGTCGACTGGGCGCAGATCGTGCCCGTGTCGGCGGTCGGGGCCAAGCAGGTGGACCTGCTGGCCGACCTGCTGATCCCGCTGCTCCCCGAGGGCCCGGCGCTCTACCCCGAGGGCGACCTCACCGACGAGCCCGAGCAGGTGATGGTGGCCGAGCTGATCCGCGAGGCGGCCCTGGAGGGCGTCCGCGACGAACTGCCGCACTCCATCGCGGTGGTGGTGGAGGAGATGCTCCCGCGCGAGGACCGCCCCGCCGACCGCCCCCTGCTGGACATCCACGCCAACGTCTACATCGAGCGCCCCAGCCAGAAGGGCATCATCATCGGCCCCAAGGGCAAGCGCCTGAAGGACGTCGGCATCAAGTCCCGCAAGCAGATCGAGGCCCTGCTCGGCACGCCCGTCTTCCTCGACCTGCACGTCAAGGTCGCCAAGGACTGGCAGCGGGACCCCAAGCAGCTGCGCCGCCTGGGCTTCTGACGCCCGGCGGGGGCGGGCCGGACCGGGCCGTGGGAGTTGGCGATGCCGGTGTCCGCCGCCCCGGCCGCGCGCAGCGCCCGTACCGCGAGGCCGTGGGCGAGGAGTTGGTGGTGGGCGACCGGGAGCGCGTCGAGGAGGAGCCGCCCGCCGGGGGCGTGGGTGCCCGGGGCGTGCCCCGGGCACGTGTGCTCGGCGGGTTCGTTGAGGGTGATCCACTTCCGGACGCGGTCCCCGAGCCGTTCCGCGACGGTGGACGCGTACGCGGCGAACCGCTCCGCCGTGTCCCGCTCCCGCCAGTCCAGCGAGGCGGGCAGGTCCCAGTGGAAGAGGGTGGGCACGGGCCGCACCCCCGCCGCGCACACCTCGTCCACCAGGCGGTCGTGGAAGTCCAGGCCGCCGGGGGAGTTCACCCGGGGCCGGGAGACGGAGAAGCGGTACGCGCCCACGCCGAGGCCGGCCAGGAGCGCCGCGTCCTCCCGGTAGCGGTGGTAGTGGTCGCAGGCCACCGCCGCCGTCGAGCCGTCCTCCCCCCGCCCCGGCTCGGCCGTGAACACGTCCCACACCGACGCCTCGCGCTCCTCGGCGGCCCCTCGATCTGGTGCGCCGAGGTCGAGACGCCCCACGGGAAACCGGCCGGGAAGCGCGGGAACGGGGCCGGGCCGCCGCCCGGTGCGTCAGTCGCCATGGCCGGATCGTCGGCACCGCGGTGGGGGGAGTCAACGCCCCGGTGCCGCACGGGCGTCGCGGCACCCGGCGGTCGCCGGGGAGGACGCCGCCGGCACCCGTCAGGCGCCCTCCTTCAGCACGCGGGAGATCAGCTCCCGCTGGTCCTCGCTGAGTCGCGGGTCGGCCGCGTGGACCGTGCGGCCGTCCACCGTGATCTCGTAGCGGAAGCCGTCCGGGACCCCCGCCGGGGGCGCGGCCCGGCCGTCGGCGAGGGCCCGTTCGGCCAGGGCCCGCCACTCACCGGCGTCGGGCCGGCTCGAGGTGTCCACCTCGGCCCGGCG
This is a stretch of genomic DNA from Streptomyces sp. TG1A-8. It encodes these proteins:
- a CDS encoding ammonium transporter; this translates as MTLAAAHVNTGDTAWLLAATALVLLMTPGLALFYGGMVRAKSVLNMLMMSFVSIALVTVVWLAVGYSLAFGDDVGGGLIGGLGEAGMAHLTPGSVRGTVPTLLFATFQLTFAIITAALISGAVADRTRFPAWLVLVPVWTLLVYVPVTHWVWGPDGWIGSRLGALDFAGGLPVEITSGASGLALCLVLGPRLGFKKDAVRPHNLPMVVLGAGLLWFGWFGFNAGSALGANGLAAAAFLNTLAAGCTGLLGWLLVEHRRDGHPTTLGAVSGAVAGLVAITPSCGTVSLPGALVVGLTAGVVCSRAVGWKFRLDYDDSLDVVGVHLVGGVIGTLLIGLFAQRAMTGGTEGLLYGGGLVPLGKQLVAVVAVAGYAFTVSYGLGRLIDKVMGFRASEEEELTGLDLTVHAETAYDHGVLGHGAPVAHSVVAGAHKAPTAPTRKVESQA
- a CDS encoding P-II family nitrogen regulator; this translates as MKLITAIVKPYRLDEVKTALQELGVRGLTVTEASGYGRQRGHTEVYRGAEYRIDLVPKVRIEVVVEDAVADDVIDAVVEAAQTGKIGDGKVWAVPVETVVRVRTGERGPDAL
- a CDS encoding protealysin inhibitor emfourin gives rise to the protein MRIRVRRTGGFAGIERRAEVDTSSRPDAGEWRALAERALADGRAAPPAGVPDGFRYEITVDGRTVHAADPRLSEDQRELISRVLKEGA
- the era gene encoding GTPase Era, whose translation is MSVRTQSSEQPAEAVHRAGFACFVGRPNAGKSTLTNALVGQKVAITSNRPQTTRHTVRGIVHRPDAQLILVDTPGLHKPRTLLGERLNDVVRATWAEVDVIGFCLPADQKLGPGDRFIAKELAGIKRTPKVAIVTKTDLVDSKALAEQLIAVDQLGRELGVDWAQIVPVSAVGAKQVDLLADLLIPLLPEGPALYPEGDLTDEPEQVMVAELIREAALEGVRDELPHSIAVVVEEMLPREDRPADRPLLDIHANVYIERPSQKGIIIGPKGKRLKDVGIKSRKQIEALLGTPVFLDLHVKVAKDWQRDPKQLRRLGF